In Dyadobacter subterraneus, a single genomic region encodes these proteins:
- a CDS encoding sialidase family protein — protein sequence MTLYKNLFAASFLTLSIFIACNQKEKESDKSDKKAGPVKDFVFGDNRPFPQCHASTLIRLKDGQFLVAWFGGTEEKNPDVGIWLSKGRPGHWSAPVEVAKIREDAHWNPVLQNAPDGTVYLYFKVGKTIPYWETWVKKSTDGGKTWSEAYELVPGDKGGRGPVKDKLIELSNGTWLAGASNEFKRWEVFVDRSEDKGKTWIASPHLKLDTTEIKGKGAIQPTLWETKPGKVHMLVRTTGGIIGRSDSEDYGKTWSTIVSSKLPNPNSGIDVTKIKDGTLVLAYNPDAKDWGSRSPLSLGLSFDNGKTWPEKIDIETGKKTDEFSYPAIISWGDSVAVSYTWNRQKIAVWLGTKNDIKKLATVKK from the coding sequence ATGACTTTGTATAAAAACTTATTTGCTGCGTCATTTCTTACGCTTTCCATATTTATTGCCTGCAATCAGAAAGAAAAAGAATCGGATAAATCGGATAAAAAGGCAGGACCGGTTAAAGATTTTGTTTTCGGAGATAACCGTCCTTTTCCTCAATGCCACGCTTCCACGTTGATTCGTTTGAAAGACGGGCAATTTCTGGTAGCATGGTTTGGCGGTACAGAAGAGAAAAATCCTGATGTAGGAATATGGCTTTCAAAAGGTCGTCCTGGCCATTGGAGTGCGCCAGTTGAAGTAGCAAAAATAAGAGAAGATGCGCACTGGAATCCTGTTTTGCAAAATGCTCCGGATGGTACCGTTTATTTGTATTTCAAAGTTGGAAAGACGATTCCTTACTGGGAAACTTGGGTTAAAAAATCTACTGACGGTGGAAAAACCTGGTCTGAGGCTTATGAACTTGTTCCGGGCGACAAAGGCGGCAGAGGACCTGTTAAAGATAAATTGATCGAACTTTCAAACGGAACCTGGCTTGCTGGAGCCTCCAATGAGTTTAAACGCTGGGAAGTTTTTGTTGACAGAAGCGAGGACAAAGGGAAAACCTGGATCGCTTCTCCGCATCTTAAACTTGATACAACCGAGATCAAAGGAAAAGGCGCGATTCAGCCGACACTTTGGGAAACAAAACCGGGGAAAGTCCACATGTTAGTCCGTACAACCGGTGGGATAATCGGCCGCAGCGATTCGGAAGATTATGGAAAAACCTGGTCTACGATTGTCAGCTCTAAACTTCCTAATCCAAATAGTGGTATCGATGTGACAAAAATAAAAGACGGGACGCTGGTTCTGGCTTACAATCCGGATGCAAAGGACTGGGGCTCACGTTCTCCGCTTTCACTTGGTCTGTCATTTGATAATGGAAAAACCTGGCCGGAAAAAATTGATATTGAAACCGGAAAAAAAACAGATGAATTTTCTTATCCTGCCATCATCAGCTGGGGAGATTCCGTGGCAGTAAGTTATACCTGGAACAGACAAAAAATTGCTGTTTGGCTGGGAACAAAAAACGATATCAAAAAACTGGCGACCGTCAAGAAATAA
- a CDS encoding nuclear transport factor 2 family protein, whose translation MTTKEVADKLVELCRQNKIDEVLETLYADNAKSIEASDMMGPREVEGLQAIKAKSAEFQADVEEFHGATISDPIIAANSFALIWTLDATFKGRGRMTMEEVCVYQVKDGKVILEQFFY comes from the coding sequence ATGACAACCAAAGAAGTAGCTGACAAACTGGTAGAACTTTGTCGCCAGAACAAAATTGACGAAGTACTTGAAACGCTTTATGCAGACAATGCAAAAAGTATTGAGGCAAGTGACATGATGGGGCCTCGGGAAGTGGAAGGTCTGCAAGCCATTAAAGCAAAATCAGCAGAATTTCAGGCTGATGTCGAAGAATTTCATGGTGCTACTATATCAGATCCAATTATAGCCGCTAACAGTTTTGCACTAATCTGGACATTAGATGCGACTTTTAAAGGGCGTGGAAGAATGACGATGGAAGAGGTTTGTGTTTATCAGGTGAAAGATGGAAAAGTTATATTAGAGCAATTCTTTTATTGA
- a CDS encoding NAD(P)H-dependent glycerol-3-phosphate dehydrogenase — MSFLNNTKITIIGGGSWATALIKILCEQPNIQIRWWLRNQKDIEHIRKFHHNPSYLSDVYLSPKKVKVYEKTRDAVKGADFVILAVPAAFVQESLQDLNESHLNGKRIVSAIKGMIPEENILVTDWVSEKFGVPLKDMAVIAGPCHAEEVALEKQSYLTIASTDAVCAEDFSKLMTCRFVTAHPLADLYGVEYAAVMKNIIALACGITHGLGNGDNFQAVMVSNAMQEIRQFVTALDPRERQLSTSAYLGDLLVTAYSQFSRNRLFGNMVGRGYSVKAAQLEMKMIAEGYYATKSIFELNKTLHVELPITTAVYRILYDEESPSLVIEELKKTLR, encoded by the coding sequence ATGAGTTTTTTAAATAATACCAAAATAACAATAATAGGGGGAGGAAGTTGGGCTACGGCGCTTATCAAAATCTTATGCGAACAGCCTAATATTCAAATTCGCTGGTGGCTTAGAAACCAAAAGGATATTGAACATATTCGCAAATTTCATCACAATCCGAGTTATTTGAGTGATGTTTATTTGTCCCCTAAAAAAGTAAAAGTCTACGAGAAAACCCGTGATGCTGTCAAAGGTGCTGATTTTGTAATTCTTGCGGTTCCGGCCGCCTTTGTTCAGGAATCATTACAAGATCTCAACGAATCACATCTGAACGGCAAACGGATCGTTTCTGCCATTAAAGGAATGATTCCGGAAGAAAATATTCTGGTGACAGACTGGGTTTCTGAAAAATTTGGTGTGCCGCTAAAAGATATGGCCGTGATCGCCGGTCCGTGTCATGCAGAGGAAGTTGCGCTTGAAAAACAATCTTACCTTACTATTGCTTCTACCGACGCCGTTTGTGCCGAAGATTTTTCCAAATTAATGACTTGCCGGTTTGTTACGGCACATCCACTGGCTGATTTATACGGCGTGGAATATGCGGCCGTCATGAAAAATATTATTGCACTGGCCTGCGGAATCACCCATGGTTTGGGAAATGGGGACAATTTTCAGGCTGTTATGGTATCCAATGCCATGCAGGAAATCCGTCAATTTGTAACGGCTCTGGATCCCCGTGAACGTCAGTTAAGCACTTCCGCTTATCTGGGAGATTTATTGGTGACAGCATATTCTCAATTCAGCCGAAACCGGTTATTTGGTAATATGGTTGGTCGGGGATATAGCGTAAAAGCCGCTCAGCTTGAAATGAAAATGATCGCAGAAGGCTATTATGCAACGAAAAGTATCTTCGAATTGAATAAAACGCTGCACGTTGAATTACCCATCACCACAGCAGTTTACCGTATACTTTACGATGAAGAATCGCCTTCTCTGGTGATTGAAGAATTGAAAAAGACATTAAGGTAG
- a CDS encoding GntR family transcriptional regulator, protein MTGYSAARTSLGDNKFVFKNLHFPDEKELFPMQFDPENKTPKYKQIIHSIQTDIERGVLQKGTQLPSISELSVDYLLARDTVEKAYRALRNQGYITSVQGKGYYVQSANDKKAKVLLIFNKLSSYKKIIYYSLVNALGDYADVDLEIHHYSVKRFKEIIEKNLGKYNHYVVMPHFNLLEEEDYLTTLRNIPSSQLTLLDKDVPELMQPVSSIYQSFDKDIFSALEDANELMVKYEKLVLVFPPDENYPREIVKGFKNYCINYHKAFDVIESTRNEALAQGTGYVVLEENDLAELVKKARIASLTLGKEIGIISFNETTLKELLGITVITTDFETMGRTAAEAILNKEKVKVKNPFYMIRRGSF, encoded by the coding sequence ATGACAGGATATTCTGCTGCACGGACCAGTCTTGGTGACAATAAGTTTGTATTTAAAAATCTTCATTTCCCTGATGAAAAGGAGTTATTTCCTATGCAGTTTGATCCGGAAAACAAGACTCCAAAGTATAAACAAATTATCCATTCTATCCAGACGGATATTGAAAGAGGTGTTTTACAAAAAGGAACACAGCTGCCTTCCATCAGTGAATTGAGTGTGGATTATTTGCTTGCCCGTGACACTGTGGAAAAGGCATACAGAGCCTTGCGAAATCAGGGTTACATAACGTCTGTGCAGGGTAAAGGCTATTATGTTCAATCTGCAAATGATAAAAAAGCGAAAGTTTTGCTGATTTTCAATAAACTAAGTTCTTACAAAAAAATAATCTACTATTCCCTCGTAAATGCCTTGGGTGACTATGCTGATGTTGATCTGGAAATTCATCATTACAGTGTAAAACGGTTTAAAGAGATCATTGAAAAAAATCTAGGAAAGTATAATCATTACGTAGTGATGCCTCATTTTAATCTTTTGGAAGAAGAGGATTATCTGACCACTTTAAGAAATATTCCCTCCTCTCAATTAACCTTGCTAGACAAGGATGTTCCCGAATTAATGCAACCCGTTTCCAGTATTTACCAAAGCTTCGATAAAGACATTTTCTCAGCACTTGAAGATGCTAATGAATTGATGGTGAAGTATGAAAAGCTGGTTCTCGTTTTTCCTCCTGATGAAAATTATCCACGGGAAATCGTCAAAGGTTTCAAGAATTATTGTATCAATTATCACAAAGCATTTGATGTAATTGAAAGTACAAGAAATGAAGCGCTGGCACAGGGTACGGGTTATGTTGTGCTGGAAGAAAATGATCTTGCTGAATTGGTAAAAAAAGCGAGAATTGCTTCTCTTACTTTGGGAAAAGAAATTGGTATTATTTCTTTCAATGAGACAACGCTCAAAGAATTGCTGGGAATTACGGTGATCACAACTGATTTTGAAACCATGGGCCGCACAGCTGCGGAGGCGATTTTGAATAAGGAAAAAGTGAAAGTCAAAAATCCGTTTTATATGATACGCCGCGGTTCTTTTTAA
- a CDS encoding PQQ-dependent sugar dehydrogenase: protein MKITHISLTFALAFTGFVIGCSSSDKEVTEVDNGPDNTIAAIDAFPALTFSSPVEIKAPADSSNRIFVVEQAGVIKVFDNNSAVSSSTTFLDIKSKVNSGGELGLLGLAFHPNFKTNGYFYVNYTKSNPLQTVIARYKVNSASGNSADASNETILLTYNQPYTNHKGGSLQFGKDGYLYISAGDGGSAGDPLNNAQNKKTFLGKILRIDVNATTKGNYGIPADNPFVGNTEGFFEEIYAYGLRNPWKTSFDMGSDRFFAADVGQGNKEEINLITKGGNYGWKIKEGKDCYSPSSNCDATGLTEPVLDYGRADGDISITGGYVYRGSTIASLAGKYIYGDYASGRIWALELDGNTAKTNSLLMKISGTISTFGQDTRGEVYFANYASGKIMKLGVQ, encoded by the coding sequence ATGAAAATTACTCACATCTCATTAACATTTGCATTAGCGTTCACCGGATTTGTTATCGGATGTTCGTCTTCGGATAAGGAAGTCACGGAAGTTGATAACGGGCCGGACAATACGATTGCGGCCATTGACGCATTTCCCGCGCTTACATTTAGCTCGCCGGTTGAAATAAAGGCGCCGGCAGATTCTTCAAATAGGATTTTTGTCGTTGAACAGGCCGGCGTTATCAAAGTTTTTGATAATAATAGTGCTGTCTCTTCAAGTACAACTTTTCTTGATATCAAAAGTAAAGTTAATTCTGGTGGGGAGCTTGGACTTTTGGGTTTGGCTTTTCATCCGAATTTCAAAACGAATGGTTATTTCTACGTGAATTACACTAAAAGCAATCCGTTACAAACCGTGATTGCGAGGTATAAGGTGAATTCAGCTTCAGGAAATAGCGCAGACGCTTCCAATGAAACCATTCTTTTGACCTACAATCAGCCTTACACAAATCACAAAGGCGGCTCTTTACAATTTGGGAAAGACGGATATTTATACATTTCTGCCGGAGATGGCGGAAGTGCCGGTGATCCGTTAAACAACGCGCAGAACAAGAAAACTTTTCTTGGGAAAATATTGCGTATTGATGTGAACGCCACGACAAAAGGCAATTACGGAATTCCTGCAGACAATCCATTTGTTGGAAATACAGAAGGCTTTTTTGAAGAAATTTATGCTTACGGTTTGAGAAATCCATGGAAGACAAGTTTTGATATGGGGTCAGACCGGTTTTTTGCCGCAGATGTTGGTCAAGGCAACAAAGAAGAAATTAATTTGATCACGAAAGGCGGAAATTACGGCTGGAAGATCAAAGAAGGAAAAGATTGTTATAGCCCGTCCTCCAATTGCGATGCAACCGGTTTGACCGAGCCGGTACTGGATTATGGCAGAGCAGATGGCGATATCTCGATTACCGGCGGTTATGTTTACAGAGGTTCAACAATCGCCAGTCTGGCAGGAAAATATATTTATGGAGATTATGCCAGCGGCCGTATCTGGGCCTTGGAGCTGGATGGAAATACGGCGAAAACCAATTCACTTTTAATGAAAATAAGCGGTACAATTTCCACTTTCGGACAGGATACCAGGGGCGAAGTCTACTTTGCCAATTACGCCAGCGGAAAGATTATGAAGCTTGGTGTGCAGTAA
- the eboE gene encoding metabolite traffic protein EboE, whose amino-acid sequence MITPFGHLTYCSNIHPGEKWDDHFKALQENIPYIRQQLSPGESFALGLRLANDASIELIKPERLTEFKSWLAENNVYITVINGFPYGGFHATRVKDDVHTPDWTTSDRVEYTKRLFTILSQILPENTEGGVSTPPLSYLLWWKTEEAKRNTIDIATKNILTVVDHLISIEKESGKVMHLHIEPEPDGILDNTVDFVNWYRDDLLPTGIAYLKEKYGFSEDKGKETILHYIRLCYDICHAAVAFEEPEDILNRLDEIGIKVGRIQVSSALKVDFSTDPQTKFEAIKAFDEPVYLHQVVAQTNDGKKYYPDLPEALEDYKEGEQKEWRVHFHVPLFIDSYGALDSTQNAIVKTLAIHKKTPFAPCLEVETYTWGVLPEDIQKPIGDSIVREMEWVKKLLIV is encoded by the coding sequence ATGATTACTCCATTCGGCCATTTAACTTATTGCAGCAATATTCATCCCGGCGAAAAATGGGATGACCATTTTAAAGCTTTACAGGAAAATATTCCTTACATCAGGCAACAACTTTCTCCGGGCGAATCTTTTGCATTGGGATTAAGATTAGCGAATGATGCTTCTATTGAGTTGATAAAACCGGAACGTCTGACAGAATTCAAAAGCTGGCTTGCCGAAAATAATGTTTATATCACCGTTATCAATGGTTTTCCCTACGGCGGTTTTCATGCAACGCGTGTAAAAGATGACGTGCATACACCGGATTGGACAACCTCAGATCGCGTAGAATATACCAAACGCCTTTTCACAATTCTTTCTCAAATTTTACCGGAAAATACAGAAGGCGGCGTTTCTACACCTCCATTATCTTATCTTTTGTGGTGGAAAACGGAAGAGGCAAAGCGTAATACGATTGATATTGCGACCAAAAATATCCTGACCGTTGTAGATCATCTGATTTCAATCGAAAAGGAATCCGGGAAGGTAATGCATCTGCACATTGAACCGGAACCAGATGGAATTCTGGACAATACAGTTGATTTCGTAAACTGGTACCGTGATGATCTTCTTCCAACCGGAATTGCTTATTTAAAAGAAAAATACGGTTTTTCGGAAGACAAAGGCAAAGAGACGATTTTGCATTATATCCGTCTTTGCTATGATATCTGTCACGCGGCTGTTGCTTTTGAAGAGCCGGAAGATATTTTGAATCGTCTGGATGAAATAGGTATAAAAGTGGGAAGGATTCAGGTTAGCTCTGCTTTAAAGGTTGATTTTTCAACCGATCCGCAAACAAAATTCGAAGCCATCAAAGCGTTTGACGAGCCGGTTTATTTGCATCAGGTCGTAGCGCAAACGAATGACGGTAAAAAATACTATCCTGATCTTCCGGAAGCGTTGGAAGATTATAAAGAAGGTGAACAAAAAGAATGGCGCGTACATTTTCATGTTCCTTTGTTTATCGATTCTTATGGCGCACTTGATTCAACACAAAATGCAATTGTGAAAACGCTTGCCATTCATAAAAAAACGCCTTTCGCTCCTTGTCTGGAAGTGGAAACTTATACCTGGGGAGTTTTACCGGAAGATATTCAAAAACCTATTGGAGACTCGATTGTGCGGGAAATGGAATGGGTGAAAAAATTGTTAATTGTTTAG
- a CDS encoding DEAD/DEAH box helicase, translated as MSFQTLGLSEPLLKTIAEQNYTQPYPIQQEAIPAILGGKDILGIAKTGSGKTASFVLPILEMFQKKSAPKNRFITALVLVPTRELAVQIGVVFQTFGERMPRKVKSLAVYGGVSINPQMMALQGVEILIATPGRLLDLLSSKALNITETEILVLDEADKMLNLGFADEMKDIFFLLPKKRQSILFSATLGDEVEKIHKSILRNPVTIEIEEEEQNLDLIKQTGYFVDPERKGPLLRYLIKTGEMKQVLVFVSSTRTADNLVDKLSKNGIQAAAMHSKKSQGARTEVLNKFKSGKLTVMVATDLVSRGIDIQFLPYVINFELPRSPKDYIHRIGRTGRAEATGEAISLIIPEDAHHWKIIQKKMGKRVEMKESFDLELMGY; from the coding sequence ATGTCTTTCCAAACGCTCGGCTTATCCGAACCTTTATTAAAAACCATAGCAGAACAAAATTATACTCAACCGTATCCGATTCAGCAGGAAGCAATTCCGGCTATTTTAGGGGGGAAAGATATTTTGGGAATTGCTAAGACAGGTTCCGGAAAAACCGCAAGTTTTGTTTTGCCGATTCTGGAAATGTTTCAGAAAAAAAGTGCTCCGAAAAACCGCTTTATTACGGCCCTAGTTTTAGTACCAACCAGAGAATTAGCAGTACAAATTGGCGTTGTTTTTCAAACTTTTGGAGAAAGAATGCCAAGAAAAGTGAAGTCGCTGGCTGTTTATGGCGGGGTATCTATTAATCCACAAATGATGGCTTTGCAAGGCGTTGAAATTCTGATCGCGACGCCGGGAAGATTACTGGATTTATTATCTTCAAAAGCATTAAATATTACCGAAACGGAAATTCTGGTACTCGATGAAGCTGATAAAATGCTGAATCTGGGTTTTGCGGATGAAATGAAAGATATCTTTTTTCTTCTTCCTAAAAAGCGCCAGAGTATTTTATTTTCCGCAACTTTGGGTGATGAAGTTGAAAAAATTCACAAAAGCATTCTAAGAAATCCGGTTACGATTGAAATTGAGGAAGAAGAGCAAAATCTGGACCTGATTAAACAGACCGGTTATTTTGTTGATCCGGAAAGAAAAGGTCCGCTGCTTCGCTATCTGATCAAAACCGGGGAAATGAAACAGGTTCTTGTTTTTGTGTCTTCAACAAGAACGGCGGATAATCTGGTTGACAAACTATCCAAAAACGGAATTCAGGCTGCGGCTATGCACAGTAAGAAAAGCCAGGGAGCCAGAACGGAGGTTTTGAATAAATTCAAATCAGGAAAGCTGACGGTTATGGTTGCGACAGATCTGGTTTCCAGAGGAATTGATATTCAGTTTTTACCATATGTGATCAACTTTGAATTGCCTCGTTCACCAAAAGATTATATTCACCGTATAGGCCGCACAGGTCGGGCCGAAGCAACGGGAGAAGCCATTTCTCTGATCATTCCGGAAGATGCGCATCACTGGAAAATCATCCAGAAGAAGATGGGGAAACGGGTTGAGATGAAGGAAAGTTTTGATCTGGAATTGATGGGATACTGA
- a CDS encoding glycoside hydrolase family 88/105 protein has protein sequence MERRKALGILLAGSALTNVWARETGSSKIDKKQLLKSLRLANNYFVNKWPDTGKSIITNRERPSNIWTRAVYYEGLMALYQIDPQKSYYDYAVSWGENHKWGLRNGIQTRNGDDQCCGQTYIDLYLIDKKEERIKDIKASIDLMVASEKVSDWTWIDALQMAMPVYAKLGTIYKDDRYFEKMYALYIHTKTKEGGNGLYNPEEKLWWRDKDFLPPYKTPAGKNCYWSRGNGWIVAALVRVLEIMPKDAPHRAEYQTMLLDMLAALLPLQRTDGYWNVSLTDQTDFGGKEVSGTSLFIYGMAWAINNGLVKAKTYNAAIVKAWNAMQTECLHPDGFLGFVQGTGKEPKDGQPVTYDSKPDFEDYGLGCFLLAGTEIYKMKLI, from the coding sequence ATGGAAAGACGTAAAGCGCTTGGAATATTACTGGCTGGAAGTGCGCTGACAAATGTGTGGGCACGGGAAACTGGTTCTTCCAAAATTGATAAAAAGCAGCTATTAAAATCTCTCCGTCTTGCGAATAATTACTTCGTAAATAAATGGCCGGATACCGGAAAATCCATCATTACCAATCGTGAAAGGCCAAGTAATATCTGGACGCGCGCAGTGTATTATGAGGGATTAATGGCGCTTTACCAAATTGATCCACAAAAAAGTTATTACGATTACGCAGTTTCCTGGGGTGAAAATCACAAATGGGGATTGAGAAACGGCATCCAAACCAGAAATGGGGACGATCAATGCTGCGGTCAAACTTATATCGATCTTTATCTAATTGACAAAAAAGAAGAGCGGATTAAAGATATCAAGGCATCCATTGATCTTATGGTAGCGTCAGAAAAAGTCAGCGACTGGACCTGGATTGATGCCTTGCAAATGGCTATGCCGGTTTATGCCAAACTGGGTACCATCTACAAAGACGACCGCTATTTTGAAAAAATGTATGCGCTTTATATCCATACAAAAACAAAGGAAGGTGGCAACGGTTTATACAATCCGGAAGAAAAATTGTGGTGGCGTGATAAGGATTTTTTGCCTCCCTATAAAACGCCCGCAGGTAAAAATTGCTACTGGTCTCGTGGAAATGGGTGGATTGTCGCTGCACTGGTACGCGTGCTGGAAATTATGCCAAAAGATGCTCCGCACAGGGCAGAATATCAAACGATGCTGCTGGATATGTTGGCGGCATTATTGCCATTACAACGAACTGATGGCTATTGGAATGTCAGTTTAACCGACCAGACTGACTTTGGAGGCAAGGAAGTAAGCGGAACTTCTTTGTTTATTTACGGAATGGCCTGGGCAATTAACAACGGTTTGGTAAAAGCAAAAACCTACAATGCAGCCATTGTGAAAGCATGGAATGCCATGCAAACCGAATGCCTTCATCCTGACGGATTTCTTGGATTTGTGCAAGGAACAGGTAAAGAACCAAAAGACGGACAACCGGTAACCTACGATAGCAAACCTGATTTTGAAGATTACGGCTTGGGTTGCTTTTTATTAGCCGGGACTGAAATTTATAAAATGAAATTAATTTAA
- a CDS encoding alkaline phosphatase family protein gives MKKTVVIDIVALSANLIGEHTPFLKKYVEKRHLTSIKPVLPAVTTTSQSTYITGKWPVDHGIVGNGWYDKDDSEIKFWKQSNKLVQAEKIWDAAKKADPTFTCSKMFWWYNMYSTADFSVTPRPQYHADGVKAPDCYAYPPELRDELQAKFGQFPLFNFWGPNANIKSTKWIADASMYVDDKYNPTLTLIYLPHLDYCLQKFGPDFSKISKELGEIDKIVEDLVTFYEAKNASIILLSEYGINPVSNHIDINRILRKEGLISVRTERWYELLDAGASKAFAASDHQISHVYLNDPSVKDQVIKVLKATPGIDLVLDKEQQKEYHLNHDRSGDIVAVAKPDSWFTYYYWLDDAKAPDFAHLVEIFKKPGYDPVEMFMDPKNPFIKLRAGYKLGRKLLGFRYLMDVIPLDATLVKGSHGSVNVPREYFPILVTDEAQTKEIEAVDVYDVIWKHLVQ, from the coding sequence ATGAAAAAAACTGTTGTCATTGATATCGTTGCGCTTAGTGCTAATCTGATTGGAGAACATACTCCGTTTTTGAAAAAGTATGTTGAAAAACGTCATCTTACTTCAATAAAGCCTGTTCTTCCCGCAGTTACCACTACTTCTCAATCAACCTATATTACCGGAAAATGGCCGGTTGATCATGGGATTGTCGGAAATGGCTGGTATGATAAAGATGACTCCGAAATAAAATTCTGGAAACAATCAAACAAACTCGTCCAGGCTGAGAAAATCTGGGATGCCGCAAAAAAGGCTGATCCGACTTTTACCTGCTCGAAAATGTTCTGGTGGTACAACATGTATTCTACGGCCGATTTTTCAGTAACACCACGTCCCCAATATCACGCAGATGGCGTAAAAGCACCGGATTGTTATGCGTACCCACCGGAATTAAGAGATGAACTGCAAGCTAAATTTGGCCAATTTCCACTTTTCAATTTTTGGGGACCCAATGCCAATATTAAATCAACAAAATGGATTGCGGATGCTTCCATGTATGTTGATGATAAATACAATCCAACGCTAACGCTTATTTACCTTCCGCACCTGGATTATTGCCTTCAAAAATTCGGTCCTGATTTTTCAAAGATCAGTAAAGAACTTGGTGAAATCGATAAGATTGTGGAAGATCTGGTAACATTTTACGAAGCGAAAAATGCCAGCATTATTCTTTTGTCCGAATACGGGATTAATCCGGTCAGCAATCATATTGATATCAACCGGATTTTAAGAAAAGAAGGGTTGATTTCGGTAAGAACGGAGCGTTGGTACGAACTGCTGGATGCCGGTGCTTCAAAAGCCTTCGCAGCTTCGGATCATCAGATTTCTCATGTGTACCTGAACGATCCAAGTGTAAAAGATCAGGTCATAAAGGTTTTGAAAGCAACGCCGGGAATTGATCTGGTTCTTGATAAAGAGCAGCAAAAAGAATATCATTTAAACCATGATCGTTCAGGAGATATCGTTGCTGTTGCGAAACCGGACAGCTGGTTTACCTATTATTACTGGCTCGATGATGCAAAAGCGCCTGATTTTGCACATCTGGTTGAAATCTTTAAAAAGCCAGGTTACGATCCTGTTGAAATGTTTATGGATCCGAAAAATCCATTTATCAAACTTCGCGCTGGTTATAAATTGGGAAGGAAATTATTAGGTTTCAGATATTTAATGGATGTTATTCCACTAGACGCTACGCTGGTAAAAGGCTCACATGGAAGTGTAAATGTTCCGCGGGAATATTTCCCAATTCTGGTTACAGATGAGGCGCAGACAAAAGAAATTGAGGCTGTGGATGTTTATGATGTGATTTGGAAACATTTGGTGCAATAG